One Thermovirga sp. DNA window includes the following coding sequences:
- a CDS encoding sodium-dependent transporter, translating into FLASNILLPLGGLFIALFVGWFWTEGAKQEVTNDGTVPFGIYPFWLWACRVVAPIAIAYIFITGLKW; encoded by the coding sequence CTTCCTGGCCTCCAATATTTTGCTCCCCCTCGGCGGCCTGTTCATAGCCCTCTTTGTGGGCTGGTTCTGGACCGAGGGCGCAAAGCAGGAAGTGACGAACGATGGCACCGTTCCCTTCGGAATCTACCCTTTCTGGCTCTGGGCATGCCGTGTGGTTGCTCCCATAGCCATTGCCTACATCTTCATCACTGGGCTCAAGTGGTAA